Part of the Zingiber officinale cultivar Zhangliang chromosome 8A, Zo_v1.1, whole genome shotgun sequence genome, AGAAGACAACTTGCTGGTGTACTATATTGCTCGGGGCAATTCATTCTCTTTCTTAGTTTGAATGAACAAAGCTGTCTTTTTTCATTTATTAAAAgggttcatgttttttttttctaaaaaggaaataataaaaaaaaagatatctAGGACAAGAATAATCGTTGATTTATTAATCAATCAAGAGAGTCAAAGATGTCTGATGTATTAATCAATCAATAAATCTATTTGGTCACAATCGATCAGAATTGATTTATAATGTatacatataattaatatataaaaataatattattaaaatatctttaataataatttataaaatatattctaGCATTCTAGCCATTCAGCTCCTTAATCAATAAAGAGAGTCAAAGATACGTGATAAACAACAAATtcacaattaattaaattaataagacTTTGCTAAATTGCTCTGTCAACGTAATTGTAAAATTATACACCATAAATTTATAATTACTGTtaccatgattttaaaattatacatCATAAATCTTTAAAGGTAtttttgtatataaatatatatatatatatatatatatagacgtaTTTAGTAATAACAGCAACAacagatttttattttattcactTCCTCCTGTTGCTCGTCTTTTCACTCAGGATTTGACTTTCAGGTCCAGTTGCTGCTGCATCTGCCACAGCGTGTCGGCGGAGCTTCGGAGccgattctcctcctcctccgtgAGTTCCAAGTTGGCAACGCCGAGCACACCGCTGCTTCCGAGCTTCGCCGGCAGGCTGAGGAAGACCTCTCTGTCCTCAGGGATGCCGTAGGACCCCTTCGCCAGCAGCGAGACCGGGTGGACACGGTGTAGGTCGCGGACCAGGGAACGCACCAGGTCCGCCACCGAGTACCCGATCGCCCACGACGTGTACCCCTTGAGATAGATCACCTCGTACGCGCCGTCCACCACTGACTTTCGTATCTCCTCCAGCTCCTCCGCCGCCTCCGCCGTCTTCTTTCCGTTCGCCAGGTGGCCTAGGCAGATCGGGACTCCCCCGACGCTTATGCTCGACCACAGCGCGATCGAGCCGTCTCCGTGCTCACCCACCATGTACGCCTATTCCAGATTTGTTAGTATTAGTTCAAACGAAGAAAAAATTTAAACGCACGGGACGCCCACCAAGTGTTCGACGAAATACCTCAACGACTTGCAATATCTAAAACCGAGTTAACATGGTGAAATAAGAGGTTGATTGACATCGACAAGACAGGGACATAGCTACTCAAACAGAGCTCCCTCGCCCGCCGGTTAAGTGTTTGACGATATACCTGAACGTCTTGAGCGTTGACCTGGAGGCGTTGTGCGAGCTGGAAGCGCAATCTCGAGGAGTCGAGGTTGGTCCCTGACCCGATGACCCGATTGGAGGGGAAGCCTGAGAGCTTCCACGCGATGTACGCCAGCACGTCGACCGGGTTGGAGACGACGAGCAGCAGGGCGTCCGGGGAGTGCCGCGCCACCGGGGGCACGATCTGCTTGAAGAGAACGAGGTTGCGCTGGAACAGGTTGAGCCGCGTCTCTCCCGGCATCTGCCGGACGCCTGCGGTAATGATGCAGATGTCGGAGCCGGCGGTGACGTCCAGCTCCGTCGAGGAGAGGATGCGGGTGTGGGGGAGAAAGGCGGCCGCGTGTTGGAGGTCGAGCATCTCGCCCCGGAGCATGTCGGCCTTTCTGTCCACGAGTGCGAGCTCGTCGACAAGGTGCTGCGTGAGGATAGTCTGCGCGATGGCCATGCCGACGTTACCGGCGCCAACCACGGAGATCTTAGTGTGGCGCTTGGCGGGGTACGGTGGTGCGGAGTCCGGCACGGGGTGGAACAGCTGGTGGCTGACGCCGTTGGCGAGTCCGAGCAGGGAGGAGGATTTCCGTGCCATGTTCGCAATATCGAAATACGAACAGCCACCAGCGACCAATAATTCGATGAATCGATGCCAACGTGACTGCACGGTTCGGACTGCTTCATGTGCACGGTGTCCCGCTGTCTATATAGCGATAGGCGATAGCaattccttgatatttttttttaattgacatggATAGCTTATGCCAACTCACGGACAATCGATTTGGTTTTAATGAAGTTTTTTTATTGGTCACTGGATAAATCAGATAACACTTATAGCGAACGATTTATCAGTTAATTAGCGAAAGTTGGATTTGATCCATATATATTTTGGAAACTGAGAATACATTTTACTTTACATTGGACATTTAGGGCATCCACAGTGGGAGTGCGGCTGTGGGGAGGGAGCTAGTGGCAGAGAGTTCCTTTGATTTAATGAAGTCGTGTTTATAGCTGGGAAAATTTTGTAGTCTCAATAttccaaaaattttattttcactcccaaactaaatataataaacatcaatttaactaattatcctttacatttttttaataaaaaagtcttaaaataaatataattcttaaattcaacatattaaattagaatttaatatattttctatcagtACAATTTTTTTTACACTCTCaataaaaatatactagattttttttaaatattgttgAATTTAGTAAGAATTATATTAAGTGAAAAAATGtgttcaatttaatagaaaatatatcaaattttaatttaaagtacAATTTAAGAGggattatacttatttttagattttttatatttaaaaaatataagagaTGATTATATAATGATATTTGTACGAGGAAATTGAAGTAACAAAATTCTATATGCagaaaatagaaataaatttttttatatggaGACCGTATGTAAAATTAAAGTTGTAGTAGGGAATTTTTAAACTCCTtcattatttttttagtttttgtttaaTGGAgttgtttgattgttttttttatagtgaaatctatactagagtagTTATGAAATTATTTTACAATTGAGAAATGTGTAGGATTTTTTTTTACGTGACATTGATATAGCATCGAGTTAATGACGAATTTTCACTACTATGAATATTCTTTGTAATGTATTGATTGAAGGAGATTTTGGTAGAAAGCCGATCTCTTCATCCATTTTTTTCATGGATCAAACGATGGACCACTAATAATTATAGTTAGATTATGATCGTAATTGATTGTGATCCCTTTTCCCCTCTAGATTATGATTTAATTTGGAACGAGCGATTGGAGGTCGTCCGAAAGTCATTAGTAGTGGATATCAAGTGGCTAGGTTGCTGGGCGCTGAATGGAGATGGCCTCCGAGTGAGTTTCGATCATCCGTTTCGAACCAAACTATAACATGTAGAAGACgatgaatctaaaaaaaaaaatcataattaattatgatcaTAATCTAACTATAATTATGAATAGTCTATCATATGgtccaataaaaaaaaatataccaaAACATCTATTTACATTTCGGTAAGAGTGGTGGGTCGAACTTAAGCccatttattcatttttaaataactcttattaaaatttaatttttgtaaGAAATTAAAATGTAACATTCAGTAGGCGATAGGGCCCTCATTGTCCTTCATTTAACACAAGGCCAGCAAAACAAAACACCTGTCACCGTCACCGATGACCTAACAAAGCACGTAAAAGATGAGAAAGGAGATCTCTGTAACAATTGAATCCTCCTTCCAGGATGGCGTGCACGGAAATGAGTGTTCACTTTCCAGTTTCCAAGAGCAAGGTATTACATGCATTACAATTCATTTTTAATTGATGATATTCTAATTAACAAAATTTACTGTAGATATTATAAGCAGCCTTTACAACAGCACTTGCCCTAGAAATATGTTATATAACTATAGATAGATTGGCACGAAGAATTGTACTTGATTTATCCTAAACTGtgtaaataaatttgttaaaagcATGAACAATTAACTATCAACTAACGAGCAGCAGCATGTATATAGTGTCGCATGTCATGCAGGTTTGGTGTGATGTAAAACtttcaataaaaagtacttaaaaatattgcTCGCTTTTAATATATAGccaaaatgaaataaagtttGCTCGGATAATAAGTCAACATATTGGAAAAATAATTATATTCTTTTAGCAATAGCTTGAGACTATTTGCCTTAATTTACATCGTAAGAGACCATTGGTACTAATGCAagataatatataattaaaatttagatCATGAACCAAAAATTCATAGACAAGATCATAATGCCACCAAGTGGATGTCAGTTGACGTTGATTTGTACAGCCTGTTGATTAAATTGGCTGAACTAATATTGTCTGGAGAAGTAAATCAAAtacaatttcttttaaaaaaaatacaattttaaaTGCTAAACATCTTGTAAAAGATTCATCATTGTAACACTCGCATAGTGTTCTGAGAGTTAGATAATTTTGTTCTTTCCATTTCGTGTTAATTTAATAGATATATACATTATAATTAGAGATGAATTTAGCAAGAGTAATAATAGAGTTGTTACGGGATTGGGACATGGCATGGTGCCATGATCCATGTCCCAATTGCACATATGCAATCTAATAATGCAACTTAACTCTAATAATATTATGAACTATTGGCTGACTAGAACTTGTAGATGTTGTGTAACATCAATCATTGTTCATAAATAATTGCTTCATGAGTGGGCTTTTTATTTATTAGCGTAATACAAAGATTTCTATCATAAACACATATTAACTATAATTATGCATCTCATAGATCACTATACTTATCAAAAGTAACATCAAAAGAATCTGGGTGATCTTCAAAATTTTGACCTTCAAATAGATGTGTGTGAAAAAGTAGGAAAGAAAAAGACTAGGCTAAACAGGCACACAAGTCAATCTTTATGAGCTAGTAGGAAGTTGAATCCTTCGAGGGATTCCTCTGGATGTCAACTACAAGCACCAAAATTATTAGCATTCAGTAAATAAACTAAActgaaacaaaataaataaataaataataataattcatcctgtccgaaagtcgataaGATGGAAAGTTGAGGATGTAATGTTCTCATTAACCGCATGTAGACTCCATTCCGACATGCAACACAGATTACGTCAGTATcgagtcagggaaggggtccccggcgttggtcctccaacgctcaagtcagtcgccGATAATTATGTAGAAGGTGGAGCAACAACAAGAATGAACAGTAGCCAAAATAGTGTCTATTGCATATCTCCGTCGATATTTGGACCCcccccccttatatagagctcctatagCGCGCGTACACGCTCCCCAAGGCAAGCACGCTTCCCAAAATTTCTCCTAAAAAGGCTTGTCAGTAAattgtccctgacacagtaccttaacaggcagagcatatctctgaagtgacagtggaagcttccgtcgtacgatcttctggttgtcTATACCCGGTATcagcggcactaactcccaaaaggatgtcgatggataacAGCAGGAGTATGCTGCTAAgccgagcgggttggccgctcggtCGGAGCTTCACTGCTCCTGTGTCCCGTCTGCTCGGTCATAACTCTACTATTCTTGTGTCTCGTCCGCTCGGCCGAAACTCCCTTGTGCTTATGTCACGTCCGCTCGACCCAAGTTTTGCTCTGCCAATGTTGAGTCCTAttgcctggccgagcggggtagccgcttggcCCAACTTCTGCACACCGTCACCTCCTCCGTACGTCCAACGCCCAatatttcattgagcgtcggtcaTTTGATACCTCCCCGTGTTAAAGAAGGGATCAGATCGAAACCTTCTCCACCCAAGATCAGCCTGGAACCTTCTCCCCCGGTCGGGCatgatcacccgatcgatcgatGATATCTAAACGTTGACCGtcttgattttgacatccatcgtGATAACTATCCTCCGCGGGATGGGATCCCTTCTTATCATcatatcaataataataataataataataataataataatagcgcAAAAGTTGAAATTTGAGAGCATATCAAGTTACCAAGTACGCTAAGCTATCGTAGCAGGAAGTCTATCGCCTAGCTGCGACTTGACGTTTCCATGGATATCACTAAATAAAACTGATGCCTGAACTGATTTGGTGATTGTGGTTAACTGATCACCTAATCTCTCGGACTGGAAGAGCAGCATGTAACCTTATCTTGTATGTGAGTTTGATCTGGAAAGGACTTGTAGATATATATGAGTCAAAATTATGTATCTTGGATTGAATATTTGAGCCGTACATGCAATTTATATGCTCAAATTAGTATAGTATGGATGATGAAACAAAATGGATGAAAGCCAATCAGTTGCTTCGTCAGTGAAATAGGAGCTTGTTCACACTTTTTTTTCCT contains:
- the LOC122007953 gene encoding L-lactate dehydrogenase B-like, which produces MARKSSSLLGLANGVSHQLFHPVPDSAPPYPAKRHTKISVVGAGNVGMAIAQTILTQHLVDELALVDRKADMLRGEMLDLQHAAAFLPHTRILSSTELDVTAGSDICIITAGVRQMPGETRLNLFQRNLVLFKQIVPPVARHSPDALLLVVSNPVDVLAYIAWKLSGFPSNRVIGSGTNLDSSRLRFQLAQRLQVNAQDVQAYMVGEHGDGSIALWSSISVGGVPICLGHLANGKKTAEAAEELEEIRKSVVDGAYEVIYLKGYTSWAIGYSVADLVRSLVRDLHRVHPVSLLAKGSYGIPEDREVFLSLPAKLGSSGVLGVANLELTEEEENRLRSSADTLWQMQQQLDLKVKS